Proteins from one Tsuneonella aeria genomic window:
- the sucC gene encoding ADP-forming succinate--CoA ligase subunit beta: MNIHEYQAKELLAKFGIAVPAGHAALSVDEAVAAAKQLPGPLYVVKAQIHAGGRGKGKFKELGAEAKGGVRLAKSVEDVESNAREMLGNTLVTVQTGDVGKEVNRLYVTDGVDIAKEYYLSLLVDRATGRIAFVVSTEGGMDIEAVAHDTPEKITTFTVDPAGGFQPHHGRAVAFALKLKGSLNKQAQVLAKQLYDAFIATDCSMLEINPLVETDDGKLVVLDAKMSFDSNALYRHPDIEALRDTTEEDPAEVEASEYDLAYIKLDGNIGCMVNGAGLAMATMDIIKLNGAFPANFLDVGGGASREKVTAAFKIILKDPAVEGILVNIFGGIMKCDVIADGIVAAARDVNLQVPLVVRLEGTNVEQGKAILDNSGLAIVSADDLGDAARKIVAEVKKAA, translated from the coding sequence ATGAACATCCACGAATACCAGGCGAAGGAACTGCTCGCGAAATTCGGCATCGCCGTACCGGCGGGCCATGCCGCATTGAGCGTGGACGAAGCCGTCGCGGCGGCGAAGCAGCTTCCGGGGCCACTTTACGTGGTGAAGGCGCAGATCCACGCGGGCGGCCGCGGCAAGGGCAAGTTCAAGGAACTGGGCGCCGAAGCCAAGGGCGGCGTACGCCTGGCCAAATCGGTCGAGGACGTCGAATCGAACGCCCGCGAAATGCTCGGCAACACCCTCGTCACGGTCCAGACGGGCGACGTGGGCAAGGAAGTGAACCGCCTTTACGTGACCGATGGCGTGGACATCGCCAAGGAATACTACCTGTCGCTGCTGGTGGACCGCGCGACCGGGCGCATCGCCTTCGTCGTCTCGACCGAAGGCGGCATGGACATCGAAGCGGTTGCCCACGACACGCCGGAAAAAATCACCACCTTCACCGTCGATCCGGCCGGCGGGTTCCAGCCGCACCACGGCCGCGCGGTGGCTTTCGCCCTCAAGCTGAAGGGCAGCCTCAACAAGCAGGCGCAGGTTCTGGCGAAGCAGCTCTACGACGCGTTCATCGCCACCGATTGCTCCATGCTCGAAATCAACCCGCTGGTCGAAACCGACGACGGCAAGCTGGTGGTGCTCGACGCGAAGATGAGCTTCGATTCGAACGCGCTTTACCGCCACCCAGATATCGAGGCGCTGCGCGACACCACCGAAGAAGACCCAGCGGAAGTCGAGGCGAGCGAGTACGACCTTGCGTACATCAAGCTGGACGGCAACATCGGCTGCATGGTCAACGGCGCGGGCCTGGCCATGGCGACCATGGACATCATCAAGCTGAACGGCGCTTTCCCGGCGAACTTCCTCGACGTAGGCGGCGGCGCGAGCCGCGAGAAGGTGACGGCCGCCTTCAAGATCATCCTCAAGGACCCGGCGGTCGAGGGCATCCTCGTCAACATCTTCGGCGGCATCATGAAGTGTGACGTGATCGCCGACGGCATCGTTGCCGCGGCGCGGGACGTGAACCTGCAGGTGCCGCTGGTGGTGCGCCTCGAGGGGACCAACGTCGAGCAAGGCAAGGCCATCCTCGACAACTCGGGCCTCGCGATCGTCAGCGCGGACGACTTGGGCGACGCCGCGCGCAAGATCGTGGCAGAGGTGAAGAAGGCAGCCTGA
- a CDS encoding DUF445 domain-containing protein, translating to MGVSATVPDRARTMRRTATGLLVAMAGVFVLSSQYLGVHPSVGYVRAFAEAAMVGGLADWFAVTALFRRPLGLPIPHTAIIPENKDRIADTMAAFLQDNFLTPAVVARRMQDMNLAKAVGDYLAAPAQGDTGIRLRAGAGALLAEFLESLDPERLGTQVRGGLKSLAARVELAPLLGQMLSAAIADKRHLPLIDSAVRWAGLTIEANEDLIRTMIHEKANGLLRWTGLDERLANSVLDGLYKLLAEVLVDPEHPLRGKLDEGLSALAHDLVHDPEMRAKVERAKNDLLDNPAVATWWIGVWERIRASLIKTAREPGGALGGQLGASVAELGRVLRDDPRMQVQLNRFARRTAVGVATRYGGQIVRLVSETVRRWDARTVTDRIESAVGRDLQFIRMNGTLVGGLVGLTIHAAGHLL from the coding sequence ATGGGGGTTTCAGCGACCGTTCCCGATCGTGCGCGCACGATGCGCCGGACCGCAACGGGTCTGCTGGTCGCGATGGCTGGGGTGTTTGTCCTTTCCAGCCAGTACCTCGGCGTGCATCCCTCGGTCGGCTACGTCCGCGCTTTCGCGGAGGCGGCGATGGTGGGCGGCCTTGCCGACTGGTTCGCAGTGACCGCCTTGTTCCGCCGGCCGCTGGGCCTGCCCATCCCGCACACCGCCATTATTCCCGAGAACAAGGATCGTATCGCCGATACGATGGCCGCGTTCCTTCAGGACAATTTCCTCACCCCGGCCGTGGTCGCGCGGCGCATGCAGGATATGAACCTCGCCAAGGCGGTGGGCGATTATCTGGCAGCGCCGGCGCAAGGTGACACCGGGATACGGCTGCGCGCCGGGGCCGGTGCCCTGCTGGCGGAATTTCTGGAGTCGCTCGATCCGGAACGGCTCGGCACGCAAGTGCGCGGGGGCCTCAAATCGCTCGCCGCGCGCGTCGAGCTGGCACCCCTCCTGGGGCAGATGCTCTCCGCGGCGATCGCAGACAAGCGCCATCTTCCGTTGATCGATTCAGCTGTTCGCTGGGCTGGCTTGACGATCGAGGCCAACGAGGACCTGATCCGTACGATGATCCACGAGAAGGCCAATGGCCTTCTGCGCTGGACCGGCCTTGATGAACGGCTCGCCAACTCGGTTCTCGACGGCCTTTACAAGCTGCTGGCCGAGGTCCTGGTCGATCCCGAGCACCCTTTGCGCGGCAAGCTAGACGAAGGCCTGAGCGCGCTGGCGCACGATCTCGTCCACGATCCGGAAATGCGCGCGAAGGTTGAAAGGGCAAAGAACGACCTGCTGGACAATCCGGCCGTTGCGACATGGTGGATCGGCGTGTGGGAGCGGATACGCGCCAGCCTCATAAAGACGGCGCGGGAACCGGGGGGCGCCCTTGGCGGACAGCTCGGCGCAAGCGTGGCTGAACTCGGCAGGGTGCTGCGGGATGACCCGCGGATGCAGGTTCAGCTGAACCGCTTCGCCCGCCGCACGGCCGTGGGCGTCGCGACCCGATATGGCGGACAGATCGTCCGGCTCGTTTCCGAAACGGTTCGCCGATGGGACGCACGTACCGTGACTGACAGAATCGAAAGCGCGGTGGGCCGCGATCTGCAGTTCATCCGCATGAACGGTACGCTGGTGGGGGGGCTTGTAGGCCTGACCATCCACGCGGCGGGCCATCTTCTTTGA
- a CDS encoding GNAT family N-acetyltransferase: MSHAPMLTTARLELWQPCAADEQELFELMQAPAVWRHFGAPSTRPDHNLRFMRNAGSWLLHGYGGFIVREIGGSAIVGNCGVFHSWRGVGDDFDDKPEAGWILAESHFSRGFAHEAMRAALAWFDAAHGPREVVCMIAPQNAPSIALAGKLGFVPTRSAELPGGEPVRLFSRPVSSVAVEANA; encoded by the coding sequence TTGAGCCATGCGCCCATGCTGACGACGGCGCGGCTGGAGTTGTGGCAGCCGTGCGCTGCGGACGAACAGGAACTCTTCGAACTGATGCAGGCCCCGGCCGTGTGGCGCCATTTCGGCGCACCATCCACTCGGCCGGATCATAACCTGCGGTTTATGCGAAACGCGGGAAGCTGGCTCCTCCATGGATACGGCGGATTTATCGTGCGCGAGATCGGCGGGTCAGCGATCGTGGGGAACTGCGGGGTGTTCCATTCGTGGCGCGGAGTGGGCGACGATTTTGACGACAAGCCGGAAGCAGGGTGGATACTCGCGGAAAGCCATTTCAGCCGCGGTTTCGCTCACGAAGCGATGCGCGCGGCACTCGCCTGGTTCGACGCGGCGCACGGTCCGCGCGAGGTGGTCTGCATGATTGCACCCCAGAACGCGCCCTCGATCGCGCTGGCCGGCAAGCTCGGCTTCGTGCCCACGCGTTCGGCGGAATTGCCGGGCGGCGAGCCGGTTCGCCTGTTCTCACGCCCGGTTTCGTCTGTCGCCGTGGAGGCGAACGCATAA
- a CDS encoding electron transfer flavoprotein subunit alpha/FixB family protein encodes MKTLVLVEHDNTAVKDATLSAVTAAGKLGEVHLLVAGKGCAAVAEAAAKIAGVGKVHLADDAAYEHHLAENIAPLVAALMDSHDAFLAPATTTGKNIAPRVAALLDVMQISEIIGIEGDRTFVRPIYAGNAIATVESSDPKLVITVRGTGFDKAPAEGGSGTVEAVSGPGDAGLSTFEGSELAKNERPELTSAKVIVSGGRALKDGETFRELILPLADKLNAGVGASRAAVDAGYVPNDYQVGQTGKIVAPEVYIAIGISGAIQHLAGMKDSKTIIAINKDEDAPIFQVADIGLVGDLFKLVPELTGKL; translated from the coding sequence ATGAAAACGCTGGTTCTGGTCGAACACGACAACACCGCGGTGAAGGATGCCACGTTGAGCGCGGTGACCGCTGCCGGCAAACTGGGCGAAGTGCACCTGCTGGTTGCCGGCAAGGGCTGCGCCGCCGTGGCGGAGGCGGCCGCGAAAATCGCTGGCGTTGGCAAGGTCCACCTGGCTGACGACGCGGCTTATGAGCATCATCTGGCGGAAAACATCGCGCCCCTCGTCGCCGCGCTGATGGACTCGCACGACGCGTTCCTCGCGCCTGCGACCACCACGGGCAAGAACATCGCGCCGCGCGTAGCCGCGCTGCTCGACGTGATGCAGATCTCCGAGATCATCGGCATCGAAGGCGATCGCACCTTCGTGCGGCCGATCTACGCCGGCAACGCCATCGCGACCGTCGAATCGAGCGATCCCAAGCTGGTCATTACCGTCCGCGGAACCGGGTTCGACAAGGCCCCCGCCGAGGGCGGCAGCGGCACGGTCGAGGCAGTCTCCGGTCCCGGCGATGCCGGTCTTTCCACGTTCGAAGGTTCGGAGCTCGCCAAGAACGAACGGCCGGAACTCACCAGTGCCAAAGTGATCGTTTCCGGCGGCCGCGCGCTCAAGGACGGCGAAACCTTCCGCGAACTGATCCTGCCGCTTGCCGACAAGCTCAACGCCGGTGTCGGCGCCAGCCGCGCGGCGGTTGACGCGGGATATGTCCCCAATGACTACCAGGTTGGCCAGACGGGCAAGATCGTCGCACCGGAAGTGTATATCGCCATCGGCATCTCCGGCGCGATCCAGCACCTTGCCGGCATGAAGGATTCCAAGACCATCATCGCCATCAACAAGGACGAAGACGCGCCAATCTTCCAGGTCGCGGACATCGGGCTTGTTGGTGACCTGTTCAAGCTGGTGCCGGAGTTGACCGGAAAGCTGTAA
- a CDS encoding electron transfer flavoprotein subunit beta/FixA family protein produces the protein MKILVPVKRVIDYNVKPRVKADGSGVDLANVKMSMNPFDEIAVEEALRLKEKGAATEVIVVSIGPAKATETLRTGLAMGADRAIHVSTDDEVEPLAVAKILKAIAEAEQPGLVILGKQAIDDDSNQTGQMLAALMGRPQGTFANEVTVDGDQVTVKREIDGGLETVKLSMPAIVTTDLRLNEPRYASLPNIMKAKSKPLDTKTPADFGVDTTPRLKTIKVSEPPVRQAGIKVADVDELVAKMKALGIA, from the coding sequence ATGAAGATCCTCGTCCCCGTCAAGCGGGTGATCGACTACAACGTCAAGCCGCGGGTCAAGGCCGACGGCAGCGGAGTCGACCTGGCCAACGTCAAGATGAGCATGAACCCGTTCGACGAGATCGCGGTGGAAGAAGCGCTGCGCCTCAAGGAGAAAGGTGCCGCGACCGAAGTGATCGTGGTCTCCATCGGCCCGGCCAAGGCGACCGAGACGCTGCGCACCGGCCTTGCCATGGGTGCCGACCGGGCCATCCACGTCTCGACCGACGACGAAGTGGAACCGCTGGCCGTCGCCAAGATCCTCAAGGCCATCGCCGAGGCGGAGCAGCCGGGCCTGGTAATCCTCGGCAAGCAGGCGATCGACGACGATTCGAACCAGACCGGCCAGATGCTCGCAGCGCTGATGGGTCGCCCTCAGGGCACCTTCGCAAACGAAGTCACTGTTGACGGCGACCAGGTGACCGTGAAGCGCGAGATCGACGGCGGGCTCGAAACGGTGAAGCTGTCGATGCCGGCTATCGTCACCACCGACTTGCGGCTGAACGAACCGCGCTACGCCAGCTTGCCCAATATCATGAAGGCAAAGTCAAAGCCGCTGGACACCAAGACCCCGGCAGACTTCGGCGTCGACACGACTCCGCGCCTCAAGACCATCAAGGTTTCCGAACCGCCCGTGCGCCAGGCCGGCATCAAGGTCGCGGATGTCGACGAACTGGTCGCGAAGATGAAGGCGCTGGGCATCGCCTAA
- a CDS encoding TIGR00341 family protein, with protein sequence MTGAPASPDTSADDAPGADTGMGRGDAFKKPARNRDGNRKGYSRAATLAAIARDARLSRGYVLQVVLATALAQLGLLMNSPPVVIGAMLISPLLGPIMGFGFSIAVFDGRLLRRSLQTLAAGTVIAIAVGALLTAFSPMTDATPALLARVRPSLLDLLVAIFGGLAGAYAILKRSSATIVGVAIATALIPPLATVGWALVTGRYGSAGGALLLYITNTAAIAAMAALVARFNGFGADLSPRQTGIQTVGVIAALSVVAVPLVVSLSNIIREARANSVLRQDLADHAGDSAIIDSFAIDFGGQRPEVSTVVISPSFIPALEEKLARSARARLGPGVRTRVVQLRSGTAEAEDARRTATREAELHADSVHEGQQLRAALAAAYRLDSAAILIDVDRRQALVRLAATRPEDASADGTSVDLAPLRAAFSDWEITPALVRPEPEPQPSPSPAPVEGD encoded by the coding sequence ATGACCGGCGCGCCTGCCTCACCGGACACATCCGCCGATGACGCCCCCGGCGCCGACACCGGCATGGGGCGCGGAGACGCGTTCAAGAAACCGGCGCGCAACCGCGATGGCAACCGCAAGGGTTATAGCCGCGCGGCCACGCTCGCCGCCATCGCCCGCGATGCGCGGCTATCGCGCGGCTACGTCCTGCAGGTCGTCCTTGCGACCGCGCTGGCGCAACTCGGCCTGCTGATGAATTCCCCGCCGGTCGTAATCGGCGCGATGTTGATCTCGCCGCTGCTCGGCCCGATCATGGGATTTGGCTTCTCCATCGCCGTGTTCGATGGCCGCCTGTTGCGGCGGTCGCTTCAGACCCTCGCGGCAGGCACGGTCATCGCGATCGCGGTCGGGGCCCTGCTGACGGCCTTCTCGCCGATGACCGACGCGACGCCCGCACTCCTGGCCCGCGTGCGGCCCAGCCTGCTCGACCTGCTTGTGGCGATATTCGGCGGGCTCGCCGGGGCGTATGCCATTCTCAAGCGATCGTCCGCCACGATCGTCGGGGTCGCCATCGCCACCGCGCTGATCCCTCCACTGGCCACCGTAGGGTGGGCACTGGTGACAGGCCGATACGGAAGCGCAGGTGGCGCGCTGCTTCTCTATATCACCAATACCGCGGCGATTGCAGCAATGGCCGCACTGGTCGCCCGGTTCAACGGCTTCGGGGCAGATCTCTCGCCCAGGCAGACGGGCATTCAGACAGTCGGCGTTATCGCGGCGCTGAGCGTCGTCGCGGTGCCGCTTGTCGTCAGCCTGTCAAACATCATTCGCGAGGCGCGCGCCAATTCCGTGCTGCGGCAGGACCTCGCAGATCACGCGGGCGATTCAGCGATCATCGACAGCTTCGCCATCGATTTCGGCGGTCAACGGCCGGAGGTCTCGACAGTGGTTATCTCTCCGTCGTTCATACCCGCGCTCGAGGAAAAATTAGCGCGCTCCGCGCGTGCGCGGCTGGGGCCGGGCGTACGCACGCGGGTCGTCCAGTTGCGCAGTGGAACTGCCGAGGCGGAGGACGCGCGCCGTACAGCGACGCGCGAAGCGGAACTTCACGCCGACTCCGTGCACGAAGGCCAGCAACTCCGCGCTGCGCTCGCAGCAGCCTATCGGCTGGATAGTGCAGCAATCCTGATCGATGTCGACCGGCGGCAGGCGCTCGTGCGCTTGGCGGCAACCCGGCCGGAAGACGCGTCCGCCGATGGCACGAGCGTCGACCTCGCGCCGCTGCGGGCCGCCTTTTCCGACTGGGAGATCACGCCGGCTTTGGTCCGGCCTGAACCGGAGCCTCAACCATCGCCCTCCCCCGCTCCCGTCGAGGGCGACTGA